Within the Senegalia massiliensis genome, the region ACAATTCATATGGATTAAAACTTGAATTTAATGCAAGTGGCAATATAAATCATCTTGAAAATATTTTAGGATTTAAACCTAAAAAAGAAAAAATAATATCTTCACATAATTTCTATCCACAAAAATATACTGGTTTAGGACTAGATTACTTTATAGAAAATAGTAGAAAAATTAAAGAAAAAGATATTGAATTATCAGCATTTATATCAAGTAATAGTAAAGGAGCATTTGGTCCTTGGGATGTTAATGAAGGATTATGTACTTTAGAAAGCCATAGAAATCTACCTATCGATTTACAAGCTAGACATTTAATAGCTACAGGATTAATTGATAATGTAATAATTGCTAATTGCTATGCTACTGAAGATGAATTTAAATCTTTATCAAAGATAGTAGAAGGTAAGGTTAATTTTAAAGTAAATAAAGAATATGAATTATCTGAAGTGGAACAAAGTATACTTTATGATGATGAACATTTTGCACGTGGGGATATAAGTGATTATATGAGAAGAAGTTCTATGACTAGAATTAAATATAAAGATAATGATATAAAACCACAAAATACTCTTGATTTAAAAAGAGGAGATGTAGTTATATTAAATGATAATTACACTAGATATAAAGGGGAACTTCATATAGTATTAAAAGATATGCCAAATGATGGTAATAAAAATGTAATAGGAAGAATACTTGAAGATGAATTATTTTTATTAGACTATTTAAATTCATGGGATAAATTTACAATAATAGACTAGATTTAAAGGAGATATATTTAACCTTGAAAACACCAATATATATACAAATCAAAAAAAAGATACAAGAAGAAATTAAAGATAAAAACTCTAATGATACAATTGAATCTGAAAGAGATCTTTCAAAGAGATTAAATGCTAGTAGAATGACAGTTAGGAAAGCTATAGATGAGCTTGTAGAGGAAGGATTTTTATATAGAAAGAAAAACAAAGGGACATTTGTATCTGATAAATCTCTTTGGAAAAAGAATACTTCTGTTACAAACTCAGAAGATGAAAAACTAGAATATAGGCTTATAAATTTTGATGTTAAATATAGTATAAAAGATGATGTGTTATCCCCTTTAAAACTAAATGATAATGATTCGTTTTCTATAATTAGAGCTATAAGAGTGGTTCTTAAAGATAAAAAGCCTCAAAATGTAGAAGAATTTTATATTATTAGAAACTTTATTGATGAGAGAAATATAAATAAATTTAATAAGTTACTTGATTTAAATGAGTATTTAAAAGACAGTACAATGATACAAAAATTTATACCAATGACTGTACCAACTAAATATGCTTATACTCTTAATTTAGATATAGGAACACCTATTATTATGATTGAAGGTGTAGTCAGCACTAAAAGTGGAAAGCCTTATATATACTATAAGTCGTACAATAATCCTAAAGAGAAAACAATAGAAATTACAATTTAATAAATAACTGCTATTTGAAATAAAAATGTTTACATTTTTGAAATGATATGGTATATTATATATATAGTGGTATATACCATAAAAAAGGAGGGATTAAATGATTAATATTTTATTAGTTTGTTCAGCAGGCATGTCAACAAGTGTTTTGGTGAAGAAAATGCAAGAATCAGCAGATCAGAAAAATATTGAAGCAAAAGTTTGGGCGGTAGGAGATGCTGAATCACAAGAAGAGTCAAAAAAAGCAGACATAATATTATTAGGTCCTCAAGTTCGTTATCTAGAATCAAAGATAAAACAACAGGTAGATAACAAAAAGCCTGTTGCTGTAATTGATATGTTAGTATATGGCACTATGAATGGTGAAAAAGCTTTAGATAATGCCTTAGAAGTTTATAACAATTTTAATAAATAGGGGGTATAACAATGGATGGATTTACTCGATGGATGGAAAAACATTTTTTACCTATAGCAGCAAAAATAGGTTCACAAAGACATTTAGTTGCAATACGTGATGCATTTATAGGTATTATGCCAATTACCATGGTTGGTTCAGTAGCCGTTTTATTAAATGTATTCTTTAGAGATTTACCTACAGAGTGGGGTGCTACAGGTTTCGTTGAAGCAATGTCACCTATCATTGCGATAAATGGAAATGTGTGGTTTGGTTCTATAGCTATTATAGCTTTAGTATTTGTATTTTCATTAGGTTATAATATAGCTAAAAGTTATGGCGTAAACCCACTTGCAGGTGGTGTAATATCGTTTTCATCACTTATAGTAACTTTACCACAAACTGCAAATTTCTCATATGCACTTCCAGGAGTAAGTGTTGAAAATTTAGATGCACTTACAAAATTAGGAGTTCAAGCACAAGTAGTAGGAGAAAATCTTAATCTTGATGTAGCTGGCTGGGGATATATTGGTCTTTCTTATGCTGGAGCAGCGGGATTATTTACAGCACTTATAATAGGATTTTTATCATCAATGATTTACGTAAAATTAATGTTAAGAGGAATTACTATAAAATTACCAGATTCTGTACCTTCAGCAGTTAATAAAGCGTTTGCAGCAAT harbors:
- a CDS encoding DUF871 domain-containing protein is translated as MINLGISIYPDKSSIQEDLDYIDLAGKYNVKRIFTNLLGLGDKSKDEIKEEFSIRINHAHKYNIEVIVDVAPYIFDELNISYDDLSFFNKIGADGIRLDESFDGNKEAIMSYNSYGLKLEFNASGNINHLENILGFKPKKEKIISSHNFYPQKYTGLGLDYFIENSRKIKEKDIELSAFISSNSKGAFGPWDVNEGLCTLESHRNLPIDLQARHLIATGLIDNVIIANCYATEDEFKSLSKIVEGKVNFKVNKEYELSEVEQSILYDDEHFARGDISDYMRRSSMTRIKYKDNDIKPQNTLDLKRGDVVILNDNYTRYKGELHIVLKDMPNDGNKNVIGRILEDELFLLDYLNSWDKFTIID
- a CDS encoding GntR family transcriptional regulator codes for the protein MKTPIYIQIKKKIQEEIKDKNSNDTIESERDLSKRLNASRMTVRKAIDELVEEGFLYRKKNKGTFVSDKSLWKKNTSVTNSEDEKLEYRLINFDVKYSIKDDVLSPLKLNDNDSFSIIRAIRVVLKDKKPQNVEEFYIIRNFIDERNINKFNKLLDLNEYLKDSTMIQKFIPMTVPTKYAYTLNLDIGTPIIMIEGVVSTKSGKPYIYYKSYNNPKEKTIEITI
- a CDS encoding PTS sugar transporter subunit IIB, with protein sequence MINILLVCSAGMSTSVLVKKMQESADQKNIEAKVWAVGDAESQEESKKADIILLGPQVRYLESKIKQQVDNKKPVAVIDMLVYGTMNGEKALDNALEVYNNFNK